The following proteins are encoded in a genomic region of Glycine soja cultivar W05 chromosome 17, ASM419377v2, whole genome shotgun sequence:
- the LOC114391809 gene encoding formin-like protein 6, with the protein MKAHHHLSFFFIISSFSLFFSTSKATITNTTQLSSYNETRTRRILHQPLFPAVSAPPPVTPPPPPPPDIPSSPDIPFFNEYPAGQPPPVQNLPPAKTSGGVIANPTATQPTKPGKKVAIAISVGIVTLGMFSALGFFLYRHRVRHPAETQKLVSRRVLEDSPRAPPLPPPSSFLYIGTVEPARTSLSEPNRMTVNTSPYRKLDSIKLSSDHRYRPSPELQPLPPPHKPPDESHSPPAEFSDSSSSSEEESCETAFHSPRGSSLGREENFFTPVSRHSCLSAAASVVPYSKRTSPKSRFSAPSPDIRNMVVPSVRPSPAELPAPADSTTFHPVKKEMTLGPSRRPKFSSHPPAPNLTHLHSNESTTSLKPPPPPPPPPPPPLPSRKGWSPSISSSSSSVSRKNRESWSPYEGESSGNSVSVRKGPSSEEVYKRREGDDVDGAKPKLKALHWDKVSATSDRATVWDQLKSSSFQLNEDMMETLFGCKSTGSAFKESVTRRSVLPPVEPENRVLDPKKSQNIAILLRALNVTRDEVCEALLDGNPEGLGTELLETLVKMALTKEEEIKLKNYDGDLSRLGSAERFLKAVLDIPLAFKRIEAMLYRANFETEVNYLRKSFQTLEAASEELKNSRLFLKLLEAVLRTGNRMNVGTNRGGAKSFKLDTLLKLVDIKGTDGKTTLLHFVVQEIIRSEGTGGESADENVQNQSNSQFNEDEFRKKGLQVVAGLSRDLGNVKKAAGMDSDVLSSYVSKLEIGLDKVRLVLQCRKPDMHGNFFNSTALFLKDAEEEIVRIKADERKALFLVKEVTKYFHGDAAKEEAHPFRIFMVVRDFLNSLDQVCKEVGRMQDRTVIGSARSFRIAASASLPVLNKYHARQDRSSDEEGLSP; encoded by the exons ATGAAAGCTCATCATCATTTGAgcttcttttttataatatcatcGTTCTCTCTATTCTTCTCCACTTCCAAAGCTACTATTACCAACACAACTCAATTATCCTCTTACaatgaaacaagaacaagaaggaTTCTCCACCAGCCATTGTTCCCGGCGGTGTCGGCTCCACCGCCGGTTACTCCACCGCCGCCACCACCACCGGACATTCCGTCCTCTCCCGACATTCCTTTCTTCAACGAGTATCCCGCCGGGCAGCCGCCTCCCGTGCAGAACCTGCCGCCGGCGAAGACCTCCGGCGGCGTGATTGCGAACCCGACGGCGACGCAGCCAACGAAACCGGGGAAGAAGGTGGCGATTGCGATCTCCGTGGGCATTGTTACACTTGGAATGTTCTCCGCATTGGGCTTCTTCTTATACAGACACAGAGTAAGACACCCGGCGGAGACACAGAAACTTGTTTCTCGCAGGGTTCTAGAAGATTCTCCGCGGGCCCCACCGCTGCCACCACCCTCGAGTTTTCTCTACATTGGCACGGTGGAGCCCGCCAGAACTTCGCTGAGCGAACCCAACAGAATGACCGTTAACACTTCCCCTTACCGGAAACTTGATTCCATTAAGCTTAGCTCCGATCACCGTTACCGCCCCAGCCCAGAGCTGCAGCCGCTTCCGCCGCCGCACAAGCCCCCGGACGAGAGCCACTCGCCGCCGGCGGAATTCTCTGACTCGTCATCGTCCTCCGAGGAGGAAAGCTGCGAGACGGCGTTCCACTCGCCGCGCGGCTCGTCGCTCGGCCGCGAAGAGAATTTCTTCACGCCGGTCTCGCGCCACAGCTGTCTCTCCGCCGCCGCGTCGGTGGTTCCTTACTCGAAGAGAACTTCGCCGAAATCCCGGTTTTCGGCCCCGTCGCCGGATATCAGAAACATGGTCGTCCCGTCCGTTAGGCCTTCTCCGGCAGAATTACCGGCGCCGGCagattcaacaacatttcatccCGTGAAAAAAGAAATGACTTTGGGTCCATCTAGAAGACCCAAATTCTCATCGCATCCCCCAGCACCGAATTTGACTCATCTTCATTCAAACGAGTCCACTACTTCACTTaaacctcctcctcctcctccgccACCGCCGCCGCCACCACTTCCGTCGCGAAAGGGTTGGTCTCCGTCAATTAGttcatcttcttcctctgtGTCGAGGAAGAACCGAGAGTCATGGTCCCCATATGAAGGAGAATCTTCTGGTAACAGTGTTAGTGTAAGGAAAGGTCCTTCTTCTGAGGAAGTTTACAAAAGGCGTGAAGGTGATGACGTGGATGGAGCAAAACCCAAGTTGAAGGCTCTGCATTGGGATAAAGTGTCTGCTACTTCGGACCGTGCCACTGTGTGGGACCAGTTAAAATCCAGCTCCTTTCA GttaaatgaggacatgatggaGACACTGTTTGGCTGCAAATCCACAGGTTCTGCTTTTAAAGAGAGTGTTACTAGAAGATCAGTTCTTCCTCCTGTTGAACCGGAGAATAGGGTGTTGGATCCCAAGAAATCTCAAAACATAGCTATACTTCTCAGGGCACTCAACGTGACAAGAGATGAGGTGTGCGAAGCTCTTTTAGATG GGAATCCTGAAGGTTTGGGAACTGAGCTATTGGAGACTCTAGTGAAGATGGCTCTAACAAAGGAGGaagaaataaaacttaaaaattatgatgGTGACCTCTCAAGACTTGGATCTGCAGAAAGATTTCTTAAAGCAGTGCTTGATATCCCTTTAGCTTTTAAGAGAATTGAAGCCATGCTGTACAGAGCTAATTTTGAAACTGAAGTTAACTACCTTAGGAAGTCCTTTCAGACCCTGGAG GCAGCAAGTGAGGAATTAAAGAACAGTCGGTTATTCCTCAAACTTCTTGAAGCTGTTCTAAGGACAGGAAACAGAATGAATGTTGGCACAAATCGCGGTGGCGCTAAATCTTTCAAACTGGACACACTTCTAAAACTTGTAGACATAAAGGGCACAGATGGCAAGACAACACTGCTCCACTTTGTGGTTCAAGAGATCATTAGATCCGAAGGAACAGGCGGAGAATCTGCAGACGAGAATGTTCAAAACCAATCAAATTCCCAATTCAACGAGGATGAGTTCAGAAAGAAAGGATTGCAGGTTGTGGCTGGACTGAGTAGAGACCTTGGTAATGTCAAAAAGGCAGCAGGAATGGATTCGGATGTTTTAAGCAGCTATGTCTCAAAGCTTGAAATTGGACTTGACAAAGTGAGATTAGTTTTGCAATGTAGAAAGCCAGATATGCACGGGAATTTCTTTAACTCGACCGCACTGTTTCTGAAAGATGCTGAAGAGGAAATTGTTAGGATCAAGGCTGATGAGAGAAAGGCCTTGTTCCTTGTGAAAGAAGTTACAAAATACTTTCACGGGGATGCAGCAAAGGAAGAAGCGCACCCTTTCCGAATTTTTATGGTTGTAAGAGACTTTCTAAATAGTTTGGATCAAGTCTGCAAAGAAGTGGGGAGGATGCAGGATAGGACTGTGATTGGTTCAGCTAGATCCTTCAGGATAGCCGCAAGTGCATCCTTACCTGTTCTCAACAAGTACCATGCAAGACAAGATAGAAGTTCAGATGAGGAAGGCTTATCCCCCTAG